One region of Etheostoma cragini isolate CJK2018 chromosome 16, CSU_Ecrag_1.0, whole genome shotgun sequence genomic DNA includes:
- the prrc2b gene encoding protein PRRC2B isoform X2, translating into MSDRLGQITKSKDGKSKYSSLSLFDKYKGKSIETQKNAVPRHGLQSLGKVAAARRMPPPAHLPSLKSENKGNDPNVIIVPKDGTGWANKQEQPDQKSSIASIPQLPELQPQLALQKSVSNLQKPTPVANQENTNTGGPKQWAQLNGKAVEQDGSRVLNRLQPFSHEEFPTLKAAGEQDRAGRERSGFDPSYGPGPSLRPQNVTSWREGGGRNLQPSALTLGLPADPEGKLTALGETGSPPALTHPPSATSTTSSSVVTVQSPVLDPKEPSLRPAQPVRRTTVPTALQYQLHHTSTAVYHDMLPAFMCSKETRETPGTDHVPTTVAAPARFDSKPTFRQNYTKSELVNGDVRRENRFVRATPRPSSQPIRRPGDRPQRPAIINPEDLKDLDELDNDCEDGWAGLHEEVDYSEKLKFSDDEEDHHGEKNRKWAEWERENQRDCQSSLNSGEVSYPQEGPDESYSYQHHHHNPPRKTNGRYLSTDTTTLQKNHVEPLADQEDHQRQSQAPARAKYVSPELSEAVERARRRREEEERRAREERLAACAEKLKKLDEKFGKTERQTSRTEEGQKEGEGKEVPLSPEGEPNKGLHENWQYSTKDVTECPPDNSPGHSYREEPAFSNYRASEDDVQEPSSPSGDYSGHHPSKPIPPRFQKQPQHHQQQQLQEVYKMHHWQQSGHPAPSGSSHNQRGYYPPHVLGFDPRWMMMPPFMDPRMTQGRSPVDYYPAGMMKPMIHQDHLNSPGSDEGCHSNLHQERRAPSTEPYPMWNQDGYPLRSFTPPYQRQHESSDSGQPDDRSDMACPQPDSYEERAHECLTHPQDDIPHHAYQSRGPDREHQHHDQGLLTTVQNHSVNHAGSDYPKQDSRDKHLKDGSESHDETLDGSKDSWKRDGGQKQDGGLSNAQSQWSEPSSSSSVSQPSETSGRTLTRRTGPIKKPVLKALKVEDKENEKPKPEPEEKPVPYRLEKEVLTNVYDLKKDNQPSSNRHAASPVVEKQPEERQRQSPAPTQTERPLSTHSDDSPKESTWDSGKSQSPRDSQENREPQAPRRNNWIFIDEEQAFGAVRGTGRGRSRGFREFSSRGGTRGGRGGDNLRGAYNNNSNSGAQRTGRGRAPPRDLVKVEEFQRGKPRRRNVSETLSEASEYEELPKRRRQKGSENGESYTESGEVRKADRDSWRSNKVYTDEQTAPDSREKAKASRGFGGRMLPPRLNATGSYSRGFGGSRDISTWRGRAPQFSSTGGSMQENGYGPGAESTYSRRPPVERETLKYPPKFTGSFMDNGTEDREGEFYFDNENPDRQMLRRRRPPRQDKPPRFRRLQQEREPGTNQWTSEEYINGEFANQWPGRPKGSGEDNWPSGHYSGARSSQHGPAEEWETGSENSDFGDWREKRGVTGGTATQGHGDIPSESCHSEPGSGEKRELCKRSFSSQRPLVERQNRKGEPSLLEASKMRRSPDNPPTSSNRSDSWQNGGASCKSRSPDESGPVYSIEQSEERESSESSGKKLDKDLKQGPVKTDITEPLSQYELSSYPIEGDTGGPVSNPDGYQDALSKKQRRPQEDDRRRKEQGAPVPVKNRTITSKIPPRFAKKQGSLGIEQPEEALSSNNLGTEIWETNSSALPVQSSGGDSWTKQVSYTGSEPNSEDSDAGPEQSKEQHKPGPIGNERSLKHRKGSEAVDRLEGGPITPVNGVDLHVDTVLPVPPIEFGVSAKDSDFSLPPGSTPVPVSNSVNKLQEALTTNTALNQSIPMLRSNHLQPGINLNPISFPSADLTLKMESARKAWENSQSLPEQGSPGGSATGAQPPCSVGSSSGVSYSSFGGVSMPPMPVASVAPSMSMQGNHIPPLYLDGHVFPSQPRLVPPMTQQQTYQQAAAAQQIPISLHTSLQAQAQLGLRGGLPVSQSQEMFNSIPPFRSQVYMHPNLSQPNPMVLSGGAPLKGPYSAFPGMQPSEMVKTQSGSHYQPMNGSQQLVYDSQMNQGPGMGSSQLMDSQLIQVTMPLPGSQLRYGSAQQHLILPQSIQLQQGQNLSVGGPRRMLPPGSQASVMTGSREGSQMEMKGFQFSEKNHSPGISGGTYRPGSASPSGKPSGPGGPLPTHFTQQVPTCQGSMVMHMRPPTTGPFPNPIQRPVMQVNKPVIIRPPPYPNPGRDLSHSTPPSAPEPHVKGPEDGMKNKTMREVRKAVGEGKTPAGGMTSKLQEPLTSTGQAKPARTGAIKPQAVKVEEGKA; encoded by the exons TTCTATTGCATCAATACCACAGCTGCCGGAGTTGCAGCCGCAGCTGGCTTTACAGAAATCTGTCTCCAATCTTCAGAAGCCCACACCAGTAGCCAACCaggag aacacaaacacaggtggACCAAAGCAATGGGCCCAGCTAAATGGAAAGGCAGTAGAGCAAGATG GTTCAAGGGTCTTAAACCGACTTCAGCCCTTCTCTCACGAGGAATTTCCCACACTGAAGGCAGCTGGAGAACAGGACAGGGCTGGCAGGGAAAGAAGCGGCTTCGATCCGTCGTATGGGCCCGGACCAAGCCTCCGCCCCCAGA ATGTGACGAGCTGGAGGGAAGGTGGTGGCAGGAACCTTCAACCCTCAGCCCTGACCCTTGGCCTGCCGGCAGATCCTGAGGGTAAGCTCACGGCCCTGGGTGAGACTGGCTCCCCTCCAGCCTTAACCCACCCCCCTTCTGCCACCAGCACAACCTCTTCTAGTGTGGTGACTGTTCAGTCACCAGTCCTTGACCCCAAGGAGCCTTCCCTGCGACCCGCCCAGCCAGTCCGCAGAACAACCGTCCCTACTGCCCTGCAGTACCAGCTTCACCACACTTCAACTGCTGTCTACCATGACATGTTGCCTGCATTT ATGTGCTCTAAAGAGACACGTGAAACCCCTGGTACCGACCATGTTCCGACCACCGTAGCTGCCCCAGCACGATTTGACAGCAAACCCACTTTCAGACAGAACTACACCAAATCTGAACTTGTTAA TGGTGATGTGAGAAGAGAGAACCGCTTTGTCCGCGCTACACCTCGACCCTCTTCTCAGCCCATCCGCAGGCCTGGTGACAGACCGCAACGCCCAGCCATCATTAATCCAGAGGACTTGAAGGATCTGGATGAGCTTGACAATGACTGCGAGGATGGATGGGCCG gaCTCCATGAGGAAGTTGATTATAGTGAGAAGCTTAAGTTCAGTGATGACGAAGAAGACCACCACggtgaaaaaaacaggaagtg GGCTGAATGGGAGAGGGAGAACCAGCGTGACTGCCAATCCTCCCTAAATTCAGGTGAAGTGTCTTACCCCCAGGAGGGCCCTGACGAGAGCTATTCCTACCAACATCACCACCACAATCCGCCCCGGAAGACCAACGGCAGATATCTCTCTACAGACACAACG ACCCTGCAGAAAAACCATGTTGAGCCACTTGCTGACCAAGAAGATCACCAGCGCCAGTCTCAGGCTCCAGCTAGGGCAAAGTATGTGTCACCTGAGCTGTCAGAGGCTGTTGAGAGGGCCCGCAGACGccgagaggaggaagagaggcgTGCCCGTGAGGAACGGCTGGCCGCCTGTGCTGAAAAACTCAAAAAGCTGGATGAAAAGTTTGGGAAGACTGAAAGGCAAACATCAAGGACAGAGGAGGgccagaaagagggagagggcaAAGAAGTTCCACTTTCCCCAGAAGGGGAACCGAATAAAGGCCTCCATGAGAACTGGCAGTACAGCACCAAAG ATGTAACGGAGTGTCCCCCAGACAACTCTCCTGGCCACAGTTACCGTGAGGAACCTGCTTTCTCTAACTACCGTGCCAGCGAGGATGATGTCCAGGAGCCCTCCTCCCCCTCAGGAGACTACAGTGGACATCATCCCTCCAAACCCATCCCACCCCGCTTTCAAAAGCAGCCCCAGCACCATCAGCAACAGCAG CTACAGGAAGTATACAAGATGCATCACTGGCAGCAGTCAGGTCACCCTGCCCCATCTGGATCCAGCCATAACCAGAGAGGCTACTACCCCCCACATGTCCTCGGGTTTGATCCCCGCTGGATGATGATGCCACCTTTCATGGATCCCCGTATGACCCAAGGACGATCTCCTGTGGACTACTACCCTG cAGGAATGATGAAACCCATGATCCATCAAGACCACCTGAACAGCCCTGGTTCCGATGAGGGATGCCATTCTAACCTGCATCAAGAGAGAAGAGCCCCTTCCACTGAGCCTTACCCTATGTGGAACCAAGATGGCTACCCCTTGCGCAGCTTTACTCCACCTTACCAGAGGCAacatgaaagctcagatagtgGCCAGCCAGATGACAG AAGTGATATGGCCTGCCCCCAACCGGACTCCTATGAAGAGAGGGCCCATGAGTGCTTGACCCACCCCCAAGATGATATCCCCCATCATGCTTACCAGAGCCGAGGACCAGACAGAGAACATCAACACCATGACCAAGGCTTGCTGACCACAGTTCAAAACCACTCTGTGAATCATGCAGGTAGTGATTACCCAAAACAAGACTCTAGGGACAAGCATCTGAAAGACGGCTCTGAATCACACGATGAAACCTTAGATGGCTCCAAGGACAGTTGGAAGAGAGATGGAGGCCAGAAACAAGACGGAGGACTCAGCAATGCTCAAAGCCAGTGGTCCGAACCCAGTTCCAGTAGTAGTGTTAGCCAGCCATCTGAGACCAGTGGGCGCACCTTGACTCGCAGAACTGGGCCCATCAAGAAACCAGTGCTCAAGGCTCTCAAAGTGGAAGACAAAGAGAATGAGAAGCCTAAACCTGAGCCTGAAGAGAAGCCTGTTCCTTATCGCCTGGAGAAAGAAGTCCTCACTAATGTTTATGACTTGAAGAAAGATAACCAGCCTTCCAGCAACAGGCATGCAGCCTCACCTGTTGTAGAGAAACAGCCCGAAGAGAGGCAGCGTCAGTCACCAGCTCCCACCCAAACAGAGAGGCCTCTGAGTACCCACAGTGACGACTCTCCCAAGGAGAGCACCTGGGACAGTGGCAAGAGCCAGTCACCTAGAGATAGCCAGGAAAATCGTGAGCCCCAGGCACCTCGGCGTAATAACTGGATCTTCATCGATGAAGAACAGGCCTTTGGTGCAGTCAGGGGAACAGGTAGAGGCCGGAGTCGAGGCTTTAGGGAATTTAGCTCAAGAGGTGGAACCCGTGGTGGCCGAGGTGGAGACAATCTCAGAGGGGCTTATAACAACAATAGCAACAGTGGCGCTCAGCGGACAGGCAGAGGCAGAGCACCACCGAGGGACCTTGTCAAGGTGGAGGAGTTCCAGAGAGGCAAGCCCCGCAGGCGAAATGTCAGTGAAACTTTGAGTGAAGCCTCTGAGTATGAGGAACTGCCAAAGAGGCGCCGTCAGAAAGGATCTGAAAATGGAGAAAGTTACACAGAGTCTGGAGAAGTCCGCAAGGCTGATAGAGACTCTTGGAGATCCAACAAGGTTTATACAGATGAACAGACAGCCCCAGATTCCAGAGAAAAGGCCAAGGCCAGCAGGGGCTTTGGTGGTCGCATGCTGCCTCCCAGACTGAACGCAACTGGAAGTTACAGTCGAGGCTTTGGAGGTTCCAGGGACATTTCAACATGGAGGGGCCGTGCGCCCCAGTTTAGTAGCACTGGTGGCTCAATGCAAGAAAACGGTTATGGTCCTGGAGCTGAAAGTACTTACTCCCGCAGACCACCTGTTGAACGGGAGACTCTCAAGTACCCCCCTAAATTCACAGGCTCCTTCATGGACAATGGCACAGAGGACCGCGAAGGAGAATTCTACTTTGACAATGAGAACCCTGACAGGCAGATGTTAAGGAGACGGCGTCCACCCCGTCAAGACAAGCCTCCCCGCTTTCGTCGTCTACAACAAGAACGTGAACCTGGCACAAACCAGTGGACAAGTGAAGAGTACATAAATGGAGAGTTTGCAAACCAATGGCCTGGTCGCCCCAAAGGCAGTGGGGAAGACAACTGGCCTAGTGGCCATTACTCTGGTGCACGCTCTAGCCAGCATGGTCCGGCAGAGGAATGGGAGACGGGATCAGAGAACAGCGACTTTGGTGACTGGAGAGAGAAGCGAGGTGTAACTGGAGGGACAGCTACACAAGGACATGGTGATATTCCTTCAGAGTCTTGCCATAGTGAACCAGGCTCAGGCGAGAAGAGGGAACTTTGCAAGAGAAGCTTCTCCAGCCAGAGACCATTGGTGGAAAGGCAGAATAGAAAAGGGGAGCCATCACTGCTGGAAGCAAGCAAGATGAGACGTTCACCTGATAACCCCCCTACCTCCTCAAACAGAAGTGACAGTTGGCAGAATGGAGGGGCGTCTTGTAAGAG caGAAGCCCAGATGAGTCGGGCCCAGTCTACAGCATAGAGCAGTCAGAGGAGAGGGAGTCCAGTGAGTCCTCTGGGAAGAAATTAGACAAGGACCTTAAGCAAGGACCTGTCAAGACAGACATTACCGAACCTCTGTCCCAGTATGAGCTCAGCAGCTACCCAA TTGAGGGGGACACAGGAGGACCAGTTTCTAATCCAGATGGATACCAGGATGCCCTGTCGAAAAAGCAGAGACGCCCCCAGGAAGATGATAGAAGGAGGAAGGAACAGGGAGCTCCT GTGCCAGTGAAAAACAGGACTATCACATCCAAGATACCGCCACGCTTTGCCAAAAAGCAGGGAAGCTTGGGCATTGAACAACCTGAGGAAGCGCTTTCTTCCAACAACCTGGGAACTGAAATCTGGGAAACAAACAGCTCAG CTCTTCCAGTACAGTCTTCAGGGGGAGACTCATGGACTAAACAGGTGTCTTACACTGGGAGCGAGCCCAACTCTGAG GACTCTGATGCTGGCCCAGAGCAGAGTAAAGAACAGCACAAGCCAGGGCCCATTGGAAATGAACGCTCCCTAAAGCACCGTAAGGGATCAGAAGCTGTTGATCGGCTGGAAGGTGGCCCAATCACGCCAGTCAATGGTGTGGACCTCCATGTGGACACTGTGCTGCCTGTGCCTCCTATTGAGTTTGGTGTCAGTGCCAAAGACTCTGATTTCAGCCTACCACCGGGCTCCACCCCAGTGCCCGTGTCCAATTCTGTCAACAAGCTTCAGGAGGCTCTTACCACCAAT acTGCTCTCAATCAGAGTATCCCCATGCTGCGTTCTAACCACCTACAGCCTGGCATTAACCTCAACCCCATCTCCTTTCCCAGTGCTGATCTCACTCTCAAG aTGGAATCAGCACGCAAGGCATGGGAGAACTCCCAGTCCCTCCCTGAGCAGGGCTCTCCTGGTGGAAGTGCTACAGGAGCTCAGCCTCCGTGCAGCGTGGGCTCATCCAGTGGTGTTAGCTACAGTTCCTTTGGAGGGGTTTCAATGCCTCCGATGCCTGTGGCATCAGTAGCACCTTCCATGTCCATGCAAG GTAATCATATTCCCCCATTGTATCTGGATGGTCATGTTTTTCCTAGCCAGCCCCGCCTTGTACCTCCCATGACCCAGCAGCAGACCTACCAACAG GCGGCCGCAGCACAGCAGATTCCGATCTCTTTGCACACGTCTCTTCAGGCTCAGGCTCAGTTGGGGCTTCGGGGAGGTCTACCTGTCTCTCAGTCCCAAGAGATGTTCAACTCTATTCCCCCCTTCAG GTCCCAGGTTTACATGCACCCCAATCTGTCACAGCCCAACCCCATGGTGCTGTCGGGCGGAGCCCCTCTCAAAGGGCCTTACTCTGCTTTCCCTGGCATGCAGCCCTCAGAAATGGTCAAGACACAGTCAGGCTCACACTATCAGCCTATGAATGGCAGCCAGCAGCTAGTCTATGACAGCCAGATGAACCAAGGGCCTGGTATGGGTTCCTCCCAGCTAATGGACTCTCAGCTCATCCAG GTGACCATGCCCCTACCTGGCTCTCAGCTCCGCTATGGCTCAGCTCAGCAACATCTCATCCTCCCACAGTCCATCCAGCTGCAGCAGGGACAAAACCTGTCAGTGGGGGGCCCACGCCGAATGCTGCCACCTGGCTCCCAGGCTTCGGTCATGACTGGCAGCAGAGAG GGCTCACAGATGGAAATGAAAGGCTTCCAGTTCTCTGAGAAGAATCATTCCCCAGGTATATCCGGGGGGACCTACAG GCCTGGCTCTGCCAGCCCCAGTGGGAAACCCTCTGGTCCTGGGGGTCCTCTGCCTACACATTTTACTCAAcag GTCCCAACATGCCAGGGCAGCATGGTGATGCACATGCGGCCCCCCACCACTGGCCCCTTCCCCAACCCCATACAGAGACCAGTCATGCAGGTCAACAAGCCTGTCATCATTCGCCCCCCCCCTTACCCCAATCCTGGCCGTGACCTTTCCCACTCTACCCCTCCCTCGGCCCCCGAGCCCCATGTTAAAGGGCCAGAGGATGGCATGAAG AATAAAACCATGCGAGAAGTGCGAAAGGCAGTGGGTGAGGGCAAGACACCAGCTGGGGGCATGACCAGCAAACTCCAGGAGCCCCTAACCTCCACAGGGCAAGCCAAACCAGCACGCACAGGAGCCATCAAACCCCAGGCTGTCAAAGTAGAGGAGGGCAAGGCATAA